In Lepidochelys kempii isolate rLepKem1 chromosome 10, rLepKem1.hap2, whole genome shotgun sequence, a single window of DNA contains:
- the LOC140918267 gene encoding acyl-coenzyme A synthetase ACSM4, mitochondrial-like: MKFLLKLQIFNSIWTPKSPCRFFSKHCRGFAPQNISGNESPSLYKELPEHFNFASDILDKWSQMEKNGERASSIPALWWVGDQGNEVRWGFEELGFLSRKAANVLSDACGLKKEDRVIVMLPRIPEWWLITVGCMRTGIIYIPATIQLTANDILYRLQASKAKCIITNDILAPAVDSVVSKCQFLKTRLMVSEGSRDGWLDFKELLKAARGDHDTVKTKSQEAMTIYFTSGTTGYPKMVEHSHSSFGIGMTSTGRLWFDLNPSDILWGLSDPGWVKFAYGSLFSTWIHGACIFTHSMLQFEATTVLNCLSRFPITSFCGTPTAYRMLVQHDLTSYKFKSLKHCLSGGEPLNPEVMERWKSKTGIDIYEGYGQTETVLICAVFKGMKIKPGAMGKAAPPYDVQIIDENANILPPGKEGDIAIRIKPTRPFCLFSGYMGDPEKTAASERGDFYITGDRGIVDEDGYFWFVGRADDIILSSGYRIGPFEVENALLEHPAVTEAAVVSSPDPIRGEVVKAFVILSPDFVSHDPEKLTKELQEHVKKVTAPYKYPRKVEFVQQLPRTISGKIRRKELRNKEWGRI; the protein is encoded by the exons ATGAAGTTTTTACTTAAACTCCAGATTTTTAACTCTATTTGGACCCCAAAGTCACCTTGTAGATTCTTCAGCAAACATTGCCGAGGATTTGCTCCTCAAAATATCTCTGGCAATGAATCACCGAGCCTCTATAAAGAGTTGCCAGAGCACTTTAATTTTGCAAGTGACATTTTGGACAAATGGAGTCAAATGGAAAAG AATGGAGAGAGAgcctcctccatcccagcccTCTGGTGGGTAGGTGATCAAGGCAACGAGGTAAGGTGGGGTTTTGAGGAGCTGGGATTTCTATCCAGGAAAGCAGCCAATGTACTCTCTGATGCATGTGGTCTGAAAAAGGAAGACAGAGTTATAGTGATGCTACCCCGGATACCAGAATGGTGGTTGATAACAGTGGGCTGCATGAGAACAG GAATTATCTATATTCCAGCAACAATCCAGCTGACAGCTAATGACATTCTCTATAGACTCCAGGCTTCTAAGGCCAAATGCATCATTACCAATGATATACTGGCACCTGCAGTGGACTCAGTTGTGTCCAAGTGCCAGTTTCTAAAAACCAGGCTAATGGTATCCGAAGGCAGCAGGGATGGATGGCTGGACTTCAAGGAACTACTCAA AGCTGCACGTGGTGATCATGACACTGTTAAGACAAAGAGTCAAGAAGCAATGACTATCTACTTTACCAGTGGAACCACAGGTTACCCCAAAATGGTGGAACATTCTCACAGTAGTTTTGGTATTGGAATGACCTCGACTGGAAG GCTTTGGTTTGATTTGAATCCCTCTGACATACTGTGGGGCCTGTCTGACCCAGGCTGGGTAAAATTTGCCTATGGCAGTCTCTTTTCTACATGGATTCATGGAGCGTGTATCTTTACACACAGCATGCTGCAGTTTGAGGCAACAACTGTCCTGAAT TGTCTATCCAGATTTCCTATAACTTCTTTCTGTGGTACACCAACTGCTTATCGCATGCTGGTGCAGCATGATCTTACCAG CTACAAGTTCAAGAGCCTGAAGCACTGCCTAAGTGGGGGTGAGCCACTCAACCCTGAAGTGATGGAGAGATGGAAAAGCAAAACAGGGATCGATATCTATGAAGGATATGGCCAAACTGAAACA GTTTTGATATGTGCAGTTTTCAAAGGGATGAAAATTAAACCTGGTGCTATGGGAAAGGCAGCTCCACCTTATGATGTGCAG ATAATAGATGAAAATGCTAATATTCTGCCTCCTGGGAAAGAAGGAGATATTGCTATCAGAATCAAACCAACAAGGCCATTTTGTCTTTTCTCTGGCTACATG GGTGATCCAGAGAAAACTGCTGCATCAGAACGTGGGGATTTTTATATCACAGGAGACAGGGGCATTGTGGATGAAGATGGATACTTCTGGTTTGTTGGAAGAGCTGATGACATCATTTTATCTTCTGG GTATCGTATTGGACCATTTGAAGTAGAAAATGCCTTGCTAGAGCACCCGGCAGTAACAGAAGCAGCTGTTGTCAGCAGCCCAGATCCCATCAGAGGAGAG GTGGTGAAAGCCTTTGTTATTCTGTCTCCTGACTTTGTATCACATGATCCAGAAAAATTAACTAAGGAGCTGCAAGAGCATGTCAAAAAAGTTACTGCACCATACAAGTATCCCAGAAAG gTGGAATTTGTTCAACAGCTACCAAGGACAATCTCTGGGAAAATCCGAAGGAAGGAATTAAGGAATAAAGAGTGGGGGAGAATTTAG
- the LOC140918270 gene encoding uncharacterized protein translates to MQSSSAQVTMMESQNRKRAPAWTEREVRDLIAVWGEESVLSELRSSFRNAKTFVKISQGMKDRGHNRDPKQCRVKLKELRQAYQKTREANSRSGSEPQTCRFYDELHAILGGSATTTPAVLFDSFNGDGGNTEAGFGDEEDDDEEEVVDSSQQASGETGFPDSQELFLTLDLEPVPPEPTQGCLLDPAGGEGTSAGCVSMITGSSPSQRLVKLRKKKKRTRDEMFSELMLSSHTDRAQTNAWRQIMSECRKAQNDREER, encoded by the exons atgcagagctcatcagcacaggtgaccatgatggagtcccagaatcgcaaaagagctccagcatggaccgaacgggaggtacgggatctgatcgctgtttggggagaggaatccgtgctatcagaactccgttccagttttcgaaatgccaaaacctttgtgaaaatctcccagggcatgaaggacagaggccataacagggacccgaagcagtgccgcgtgaaactgaaggagctgaggcaagcctaccagaaaaccagagaggcgaacagccgctctgggtcagagccccaaacatgccgcttctatgatgagctgcatgccattttagggggttcagccaccactaccccagccgtgttgtttgactccttcaatggagatggaggcaatacggaagcaggttttggggacgaagaagatgatgatgaggaggaggttgtagatagctcacagcaagcaagcggagaaaccggttttcccgacagccaggaactgtttctcaccctagacctggagccagtaccccccgaacccacccaaggctgcctcctggacccagcaggcggagaagggacctctg ctggatgtgtttcaatgatcacaggatcttctccttcccagaggctagtgaagcttagaaagaaaaaaaaacgcactcgagatgaaatgttctccgagctaatgctgtcctcccacactgacagagcacagacgaatgcgtggaggcaaataatgtcagagtgcaggaaagcacaaaatgaccgggaggagaggtga